The Perca fluviatilis chromosome 18, GENO_Pfluv_1.0, whole genome shotgun sequence genomic interval AAATTGCTGACATTTTGCTAAAGCTAGCTCTGACTAATGTTACACCAGAGACGGTTTAAAAAGAGCATCTTTGGTTACACCAAGGTTACACTGTCCGCTAGAAGACAAAACTGGAAATCAATTCTTCTTCACCACTTTAAAAACAGCAGTATGGTGTCAGCACAGCAAAACTTGCTGTGTAGGCTACAGTGTTTGAGCGGCAAAGAAGAATTGATTACCGGTTTGGTCTGCTAGCAGAGAGTGTATACCGTTAGTTAGAGCTAACTTAAGCAAATGTCCGTTTAATCCGAGTGacactactttaaagtagatttcagtagtaggcagtatcggaggcatTTCCGATAGCTCTAGGTTAGAGCTAACGTCATGCCTTAAGTTGTAACTTCCTAAAGCACTGACACGTGTGAGATTTTTCCAAACCTGTTTGTAATTGTTAAGACACATGAATAATGACCCCTTGAACATAAAAAATCACTTTGAatggaacatttttttttttattatacctTATTCTATGGacctagactgggtaaacccagcccgatctgccagcgatttgatttcgccctgcagcttaggttggaaacctgtacgtgtatctatcctgcttctgttacaaatctgcgggagccaatcacaaactggcttatccacctggcacgCTAtataaaagattgagcttggtctgctgATAGCCAGACTACTATAGACTTCTATTCCTCAAATTCCTTCCTAAAATAAGTAAAATGGATGACTCCTGAAAAATGTATGGTCACCTGACCAATTTTGTCTATGGTTGCCTAGAAACAAGGGTGACTTAACTTACCCACAGGCTCAAACCACCCCGCTCCCCCCTACTTTTGCTTGCGCTATACTTCCACTATATTAACTTTTATGTCCAAAGCAGtcaaacaaaaatacaacaaatagttcacatttgcaataaataaagaaaaaacactatTTTTATTAGAAGATCACTTTCTTCGAAATAAGTTTTCTTTACTTGTCTTTAGATGATGTTGTGTTTGTGGCACAACATGACTTCAAAGCAGCCAACGACAGAGATCTACCTTTCAAAAAGGGAGACAAACTTCACGTTTTACAGGAGTAAGTAGCCTCGTCCTATACAGCATGTATCCAGCAGTAGTGAAACAAATGACTTCTAACCTGAGGACATGAAAAATGATCTGACATGTTTGTTTGTAGAAACGGAGAATGGTGGGTGGCTAAATTGTTGGCGACTGGACAGGAGGGCTTTATACCATGTAACTATGTAGTCAGAGCAGATACACTGGACATTGAAAAGTAAGAGACAAGTTCATACACTGCGTGGCAGATCAAATGTTATAAACCATTAaacacatatgtatgtatgttattaATTAGTTATATAAAGTGAGTATTGTGGTTCTCTCTTGTGCAGATGGTTTTTCAGGGACATGAGTAGGAGAGAGACTGAACGACTGCTTTTAGCCCCCGGAAATAAACCGGGTGCCTTTCTAGTTCGAGAGAGTGAGACCTCTAAAGGTGACtgctataatttttttttgtgatcatgCCACATATCTGAATTTGTTCAAGTATTAAACTCTACATGTAACTGTACGATCTATTTGTTTTCCCCTCAGGGTCCTTCTCACTGTCAGTCAGAGATTGTGTACCAGAACATGGAGATGTGGTAAAACACTACAAGATCCGCTGTCTGGACAAAGGTGGCTACTACATCTCCCCCTCCAACGCGTTCCCATCCCTACAGGAACTGGTCAAATACTACACCCGTAAGTAATGAAACGGAACGCattttatcaatttacaaaacTTTGATCAAATTCTGCTTCATTTTGAAAAGTAGGTCTGCAAATATGTTTTGAAATGGTTCCTAAtcagtaaataaaaaacatacatcATGTGTTGATATGCATTCAGATTTGATTCACTGCTGTGAAGTTTAAGACATCTGCACTGACTTTGAATTGAATGAGGAAGTTAGACCCTTGTGAAGGGTTGCGCATTTCCTGTGTAAGAGATGTGATAGTCATTCCACTCCTGTGACTAAACCACAAGATAGGAAGGCCAAACCTCTAGAATGGCTGCCAATGCACAGCAACGTATAAGAAAAAGAAGTACTGACAAACAAGCGTTTAAGATTATTCAAGGAAACAAGAGCTCATCAGACTGTTTCAGTAACTAAATTTAGCACAACAgcaaagaaaaaattaaatattgttTATTACATCTGCAAGTTTCATCTTTGGGTTCAGGTACAGCAGACGGGTTGTGTCAGCGGCTGTATGCCCCCTGTAAGGCTAAGGCACCCGAGCAGCAGTGGGCACAAGACGAATGGGAGATTCCCAGAGACACCCTGAAAATGGTGAAGAAGCTGGGGGCCGGGCAGTTTGGAGAAGTGTGGATGGGTGAGAGAAAGCTTACAATTCATCCTGGGAACATTTTATAAGTCAAGGCGGTAGAGTACAGTGAGGTAAGCGCCCCTTTTTAATTCCCACTGCAGGTTATTATAAGAACACCCAGAAGGTTGCTATTAAGACCCTAAAGGAGGGAACGATGGAGCCTGAGGCCTTCCTGCAAGAGGCCAACCTGATGAAGCAGCTGCAGCATGAACGACTGGTGCGCCTCCATGCTGTGGTCACTATTGAGCCCATTCTTATTGTCACTGAATTCATGATCAATGGTAAGACAACGAATAAGAGAGGAGATCTGTGATGATTGGGCTACAATACATTACTGATTAATCTGgcaattattttcttaatttattGTTTGGTCTAAAAATTGTCTACTTCTTTTAATGTCGgaagtgacatcttcaaatgtctcattttgtcaacaaaaaaaaaaaaaaaaaaaaaaaaaaaaaaaaaaaaaaaaaaaaaaaaaaaaaaaaaaaaaaaaaaaaaaaaaaaaaaaaaaaaaaaaaaaaaaaaaaaattaaaaaaaaaaaaaaaaaaaaaaaaaaaaaaaaaaaaaaaaaaaaaaaaaaaaataataattttttttaaaaaaaaaaaaaaaaataaataaaaaaaaaaaaaaaaaaaaaaaaaaaaaaaaaaaaaaaaaaaaaaaaaaaaaaaaaaaaaaaaaaaaaaaaaaaaaaaaaaaaaaaaaaaaaaaaaaaaaaaaaaaacccacaaaaaaaaaaaaaaattaattttttttttttataatattattttttttttttttttattaattttttaataattttttttttaaaaaaaaaaaaattaattaaaaactaTAGACTTAATAATAACCTGAGAGCTCCATCAACTAAAATATAACACCAAATGTTTtcacaaatatatttgttgCGCGGTTGTTGTATTGAATTGTATTGAGCAGGTGTTTGCgttcatgtactgtatataaaagcaATAGTTGTACCCTTATCACTTAGTATCATGCAACACTAAAATGGCAACAGCATCATGAACATTTGGTTGCTTCCAGTAAAAGACACCACAATATGACTGTTTACCCTGTTTAATTGTGAGAAGTTTCTACGAAACAGCAATTTGTTTTTGAATCATTGTAATTATTATCTTTCATTTGTTATGACGATGGAGTTATCCTTCTCCTTTTCTCATTTGCAGGGTGTCTTCTGGACTATCTGAAGTCAGACAAAGGGAAAGAGCTAAAGCTACATAAGCTGATAGACATGTCAGCGCAGGTTGGAAACCTTTAATTGTAACTGCACAATGATCTCTGTGATCATGATCTATGTGAATGTGCAGAGTTATATCTTGTATGTGACCTTTTCATCACATTGCTAACCCCCACCTCTCAAAGATCTAATTAAAGCTTTTTCTCAGAAATTTTGAGAAgtacagacatttattttccaCTGTGCTTCCCATTTCTTATAATGCTACTTTTGTTTACCATACTATAACATTCACAGATGCTTTGCCTTTTCTGACAAAAACACTAGGCTTCTCAACGACCTCAAAGTCTATTTATACACACAAGCTGCTCTGTGTCACGTCTAGTATATGTGCTTTGACACCAGCTATGATGGGTATACACGTCGAAACTGTTACCAGTAGCTGTGTAGTTTCTGTGGTGGGTTTTTGGCTCGCCTGGCTTGAAAGCCTCACCCTACGTCAATTATTAACATCCGGACAGGAAACCATGTTATTTTTCCATTTACAGTGAGCTCCCTCAGAACTCTTTTGCCCCTCCAAAAAAGCATTTTGACTTCCTGAGAGTTGGCACATCCTGTTAAACCCACTTTGCTGCTATTATCATACACGCAAACACAAGTAttcacacataggcctacatgtacCTGCACGATTGCATGTGCTCAACTGAGACTACTGTAAAAACTGACCAGACGAACCAGACACGTGCAGTACGTCTACAAAATCTCCATTTATTCTATGGGTTCATTGTGCTGTGAAACATACCTTTCAACTGCAATCAACTGTCCTATTTCTTGAGACAAATGAATGCTTCATTTTCTGACTCTGCATTTAAACTGATAATTCTCTTAGGAAGGGTTTTGCAATAtgcctgtctttctctctataCCACAGATAGCTGAAGGCATGGCATACATTGAGAAGAAGAACTACATCCACCGAGATGTGCGTGCAGCCAACATTTTGGTCAGCGACAGCCTGCACTGCAAGATAGCAGATTTTGGCCTGGCCAGGATCATCGAGTCAGAATACACAGCTCAAGAAGGTGTAGTATGTGCAGTGTTTTCCCACATTGGACAATAAATGCATCCAGGGCCGTAGCCAAGATTTTTAGAAACACTAAGGTCATAAGTTCAAGTCAACCAATGCACCCCCCCCACCCTACCCTACCCTATTAACTAGACACCAAAAAGGTTTCTACATTtccttttaattatttgtattttttatattgtatcTTGAGTTgactattcattttatttttctgtaaGGTTTACAGCAACATGAAGGTTTAAATTACATAACATTCATTTGGCAGACGTTTAAATTAGTGTATTCAAACTGAAATGTAACAAGAAATGTATGCAGGAAGTACAACACACGCTTTGTCGCAAgtgcctttttttcttttaagatgGAAGAGCTAGTGTGGCATTCAGAACTGTAATGCTGTTTTTTCCTCATTTCTCTGAAAATACTACAATTAACCCAAACACCCAACATGTGTAATTTGTCATTGTAGAATGTTAAGTCTCCCCATGTTGCTAAAACCCCCAAGTTCCCGGAAGAAATACATCAGTGTCCTCAATGGTGGCTGTGACCCTGAATGCATCATTCAAATCCTTAAATTAGATGCACATTATCTCAACTAATTTGCTGATAACATGCTATGGTTATGCGATCATCTGTCCTATGCTATAGTGTAGAGGCCCAGCAGTGGGCGATGGGTGGATCACAGTAAATGTAATTTTGCATTGTGATAGCAATATAATTTGTGATGTGGTAAATATTTGAGAAATTCAATTGAGAAATCTTTTTTAGGCATAATGCTGATGGAATGTTCATTTTTGACTAATCCAGTGATTTAAatactaccatttgaagtcactgttccattattaatgtgactattatcgccactgttcatcgcatccccaaccggcaccgtcagacaccgcctaccaagagcctgggtctgtctgaggtttcttcccaagagggagtttttcctcgccactatcgcactggtcgcactgcttgaattgaattgaattgaattaaataccAAACAAATGTATCACACTGATGCAAAAATACCCTCAATATAATATTTGCAATCATTGCCAGAAAAGGACAAATAAAAGCAAAGATATTAAAGAGACTGCCACCTCTGTATAAATGCTACAGTTATATCTCTAACGGTAATCTCATCTCAGGGTACATGTCGTCATATCGCCCCACATtaaaggggaaaaaacacaTGTTGAAACACCTACATATTCTACATACAGTTATCAGCCAGTAATACAATTTCCCCACTTTTTTTCACCCTCTCTCTGAAAACTAGGCGCTAAATTTCCCATCAAATGGACGGCTCCAGAGGCCATCAATTATGGCACATTCAGCATCAAATCGGATGTGTGGTCCTTTGGGATCCTCCTCACAGAGATAATCACCTATGGTAGAATACCATACCCAGGTACGAAAGTgagaaatgcattttaaaaaagagagagaaatatttaCTAATGTacaaattactttttatgaTATTGTTCAGAATGCAAATGTTGCATTGTTACTTTGTAGCTAAGTAAATTGCACAATATGATgactaaaatatattaaaagctCACACTGcctgcattttctttttcttaatcAGGGATGACCAACCCAGAGGTGATCAGGTGCCTGGACAAGTTGTACAGGATGCCGTGTCCGGACGGCTGTCCCACGGAACTCTATGACATTATGAGTATGTGCTGGAAGCAGAGGCCTGAGGACCGGCCGACTTTTGAATTTCTGCAAAACACTCTCAACGACTTCTTTATCGCCACAGAGGGACAATATGAGATGCAGCCGTGATTAAAGAAAATGTTTCCTGTTGATAAGCAGAAGACAGCAAGATGTCCTAAAGAGAGAAATGAGACTTGAATGGATAGAGGATGAGGACCAACtagacatctttttttttattttaactgatacaatctttttttttttaaacatttcaaatggACACATTTCTTTTACACCTACCTTCTAAGTGAATGTAAAAGCTAGTCATGGCTTCTTCTGTCTCTAGCAGCTAAGAGTGTCTGAAACATGTTAAAGtcagaaaagaaaggaaatgttttattatatcgACTGTACTTCTGCTTTTGATGGCTTCCATTCTTGCCATGGAGTATAAGGAGACATTATTAGGACTGATATATGATGGTTAAAAGAAGGAATATGgaaatacaaatacagtacatgatGTATTAAAGGCCTTTGGAGCCGAGGAAGTTGGCACAGGTAAACTTACAGATGAAACATTTGCATGGTGCAGATACGAGCAGCCTGAGATTACATGCACAATACTTtgcactttttttaattttattcctTAAGTTGTTCATacataaaaaagaaaggggctTTCTAAAGATAATTAATACTTGGATAcatgtttttgtaaataaaaatatttacattatttagaACGTTTGGTTTGTTCTTGTATTTTCTTTGACTTGGTTTATTTAAAGTGCCATAAAACATTCTCCACAGGTATTTTAAATCAAGTTTATAGTGGCTACAATCACTTTTTACTGACTGACCTACTCTATCATGCACTGAGTATGCTTAACATAAAACTTTAAAGGAGAGAAATGtttaaaggtttttatttttttaaatgtcacatttaAAAGACGATGGCACTCGGAACAAGGCTTTGCATAAAAGGATTTCCAATATAAACATAATAATCACACATAAACATTAAGTTATAAAGTCTGGAATTTTAATTTGAGTTTGAATCATGTTAAAACATTGGTGCATGGAGGAGAATGCAACAGTGATGAGTGATAACAACTCAAAGGTAAAACACTAACTTTATGACATGTGTGAGAGACTAGAGTTGCCTACAGGAAGCCTTTAAAAGTAACTGACTCTCCTAAATTACCGCAGTTATGATCCTCTAGCTAAACCATCCCTTGGGGGCCCAGACAGTATCTTAAAGATAAGAGAGTGGAATGGCCGCAGCAGCCAGGGGTTAAACATTGCTACTTCCTGAAtggacaggaaacaggaagtgtgCGTCAGCATTCCTCAAATGCCACACAGCTAAAACGCCCTCACATGCCAAATTGGTcaggtttttttatgtttaaaaacatCTGTTTAGTATTTGTTAGTTGAGAGACATTCAGCTTTTTATTTTATGGTTGA includes:
- the blk gene encoding tyrosine-protein kinase Blk; translation: MGCSCSGQKQVKDDKYKGKHNSQGFSSSNHIARSGNTDLDNDDVVFVAQHDFKAANDRDLPFKKGDKLHVLQENGEWWVAKLLATGQEGFIPCNYVVRADTLDIEKWFFRDMSRRETERLLLAPGNKPGAFLVRESETSKGSFSLSVRDCVPEHGDVVKHYKIRCLDKGGYYISPSNAFPSLQELVKYYTRTADGLCQRLYAPCKAKAPEQQWAQDEWEIPRDTLKMVKKLGAGQFGEVWMGYYKNTQKVAIKTLKEGTMEPEAFLQEANLMKQLQHERLVRLHAVVTIEPILIVTEFMINGCLLDYLKSDKGKELKLHKLIDMSAQIAEGMAYIEKKNYIHRDVRAANILVSDSLHCKIADFGLARIIESEYTAQEGAKFPIKWTAPEAINYGTFSIKSDVWSFGILLTEIITYGRIPYPGMTNPEVIRCLDKLYRMPCPDGCPTELYDIMSMCWKQRPEDRPTFEFLQNTLNDFFIATEGQYEMQP